A DNA window from Halorubrum sp. DM2 contains the following coding sequences:
- a CDS encoding twin-arginine translocase subunit TatC: MASALDDDTQRSIAEGRETAKAFLRSIQKDLQKVFVVFLFGFILTFWALRVYIWDWLRQVTESNMSPEVAAEADIIATTPFEVILLQAKIGLIVGVIAAIPPLIYVTRDELRARGMWPRSPVARWKLAGIALLGAGLFTAGVAYGVLAFFPLMFGFLAEFGLEADIQPTYGIVMWTEFIVFLSLSFGLAGQMPLLVTGLSYAEIVQYETFRDKWRYAVLAIFVFGAFFSPPDPFTQLLWAFPLTALYGFSLYLAKLVVTAKRSSDQIDVLGATRNHWNVVGGVTALGGALVYGFYEYGGRAAVNAVLRHPLVDSSWRFLEPGAGLGVDPATALGVYAVAWALAFAVIGTLWAVYTDLDTASAGYRYGDPTAIDVSELDAAGVRAAPADAFAEMEEPESLALAQAAMEDDEPEKAQAILDRFDEVNDGDGDAAGDDGEGGAAASAGGDDAGDGGLMGSVRNRGSRAGSTFLAELTDGDGEAAEDDIGGYYTDLKFIFDSLRSRAFRIVAVFGVVMTAAFTWLYLGGLGTVRRDLERRVPAEIEGGIEIISLHPVEAVVFMVKFAVVLGIFAAFPFVLYYAWPALRERGFVAGRVRQVYLWAGALGAGMIGGIALGYAYIAPGIIGWLVTDARLADMIITYQVSDFLWLVIYTTLGIGFLADIPIAMVLLNNAGVPYGVFRERWREVTIGIMVIAAVFTPSDVITMFLATIPLMAAYGVGIAALFLVTFGGRRNLSPPAEFVGR; this comes from the coding sequence ATGGCGAGCGCCCTCGACGATGACACTCAGCGGTCGATCGCGGAGGGCCGCGAGACGGCGAAGGCGTTCCTTCGGTCGATCCAGAAGGACCTCCAGAAGGTGTTCGTCGTCTTCCTGTTCGGATTCATCCTGACGTTCTGGGCGCTGCGCGTCTACATCTGGGACTGGCTCAGGCAGGTGACGGAGTCGAACATGAGCCCCGAGGTCGCCGCGGAGGCGGACATCATCGCGACGACGCCGTTCGAGGTGATCCTCCTCCAGGCGAAGATCGGGCTGATCGTGGGAGTTATCGCCGCGATCCCGCCGCTGATCTACGTCACCCGCGACGAACTCCGCGCCCGGGGCATGTGGCCGCGGTCGCCCGTCGCGCGCTGGAAGCTCGCGGGGATCGCGCTGCTCGGTGCCGGGCTGTTCACCGCCGGCGTCGCTTACGGCGTCCTCGCCTTCTTCCCGCTGATGTTCGGCTTCCTCGCGGAGTTCGGGCTGGAGGCCGACATCCAGCCCACCTACGGGATCGTGATGTGGACGGAGTTCATCGTCTTCCTCTCGCTTTCGTTCGGGCTCGCGGGACAGATGCCGCTCTTAGTCACCGGGCTGTCGTACGCCGAGATCGTCCAGTACGAGACGTTCCGCGACAAGTGGCGCTACGCGGTCCTCGCGATCTTCGTCTTCGGCGCGTTCTTCTCCCCGCCCGACCCCTTCACACAGCTGCTGTGGGCGTTCCCGCTGACCGCGCTGTACGGCTTCAGCCTCTACCTCGCGAAGCTGGTCGTCACGGCCAAGCGGAGCTCCGACCAGATCGACGTACTGGGCGCGACCCGAAACCACTGGAACGTCGTCGGCGGCGTGACCGCCCTCGGCGGCGCGCTCGTGTACGGCTTCTACGAGTACGGCGGCCGAGCGGCGGTCAACGCCGTCCTGCGGCACCCGCTCGTCGACAGCAGCTGGCGCTTCCTCGAACCGGGTGCGGGACTCGGCGTCGACCCCGCAACGGCGCTCGGGGTCTATGCGGTCGCGTGGGCGCTGGCGTTCGCCGTGATCGGGACGCTGTGGGCCGTGTACACCGACCTCGACACCGCGAGCGCGGGCTACCGGTACGGCGACCCGACGGCGATCGACGTGAGCGAACTCGACGCGGCGGGCGTGCGGGCGGCCCCCGCCGACGCCTTCGCGGAGATGGAGGAGCCGGAGTCGCTCGCGCTCGCGCAGGCCGCGATGGAAGACGACGAGCCGGAGAAGGCGCAGGCGATCTTAGACCGGTTCGACGAGGTGAACGACGGCGACGGGGACGCGGCGGGCGACGACGGCGAGGGCGGAGCAGCCGCGAGCGCCGGCGGGGACGACGCGGGCGACGGCGGGCTGATGGGCTCCGTTCGGAACCGGGGGTCCCGGGCGGGGTCGACGTTCCTCGCCGAACTCACGGACGGCGACGGGGAGGCGGCCGAAGACGACATCGGCGGCTACTACACGGACCTCAAGTTCATCTTCGATTCGCTGCGCTCGCGGGCGTTCCGGATCGTCGCCGTCTTCGGCGTCGTGATGACGGCCGCGTTCACGTGGCTGTACCTCGGCGGACTCGGAACGGTCCGGAGGGACCTCGAACGCCGGGTGCCCGCGGAGATCGAGGGCGGGATCGAGATCATCTCCCTCCACCCGGTCGAAGCGGTGGTCTTCATGGTGAAGTTCGCGGTGGTGCTCGGGATCTTCGCCGCGTTCCCGTTCGTCCTCTACTACGCGTGGCCCGCGCTCCGCGAGCGCGGCTTCGTCGCCGGGCGGGTCCGTCAGGTGTACCTGTGGGCGGGGGCGCTCGGTGCCGGGATGATCGGCGGCATCGCGCTCGGCTACGCGTACATCGCGCCGGGGATCATCGGCTGGCTCGTCACCGACGCGCGGCTCGCCGACATGATCATCACCTATCAGGTGAGCGACTTCCTCTGGCTCGTCATCTACACCACGCTCGGGATCGGCTTCCTCGCGGACATCCCGATCGCGATGGTCCTCCTGAACAACGCCGGCGTCCCGTACGGCGTGTTCCGCGAGCGCTGGCGCGAGGTGACGATCGGCATCATGGTGATCGCGGCGGTGTTCACCCCCTCCGACGTGATCACGATGTTCCTCGCGACGATCCCGCTGATGGCGGCGTACGGCGTCGGCATCGCGGCCCTCTTCCTCGTCACCTTCGGGGGGCGGCGGAACCTCTCGCCGCCGGCGGAGTTCGTCGGGCGCTGA
- a CDS encoding twin-arginine translocase subunit TatC: MDDSDRSRDDDSAAADGSTDEPDPDGAVDGGSDPGASDESPGETPDPNDDGDASDGIAGSDADADERLMADDVVAAEDAARAEVVGDGSDDDGSDDDEGADAAGDSEGDADAESSVDDTGVDADDADESADDESADDEGADDEGAGDVDENTESLGDGGTPAANADAATAPTTVEDDEPFEGIEGPETDEEMPLAAHIEEMMRRLAVVFLVGGLATLVVVTESTELINYFWSYHIPAPLENRPRLYGPLELPLTRLKVAGLAGVVLGLPAFVYETYRFMRPGLYQTERRYYLAAVPTSLVLGGIGIAFAHFLVLPAMFSYFTTYSADAATIAFGLAETFNLIVVMLALMAFVFQIPLFIMLAIMMNLVTREWLEAKRLIFWGSFLGIAFLFNPDLTGMAPIIVTLTMIALFEGTLAILRWTGN; encoded by the coding sequence ATGGACGACTCGGACCGGTCGCGCGACGACGACTCGGCCGCCGCCGATGGGTCGACCGACGAGCCCGACCCGGACGGCGCTGTCGACGGGGGGTCAGACCCCGGCGCGTCCGACGAGAGCCCGGGCGAGACGCCCGATCCGAACGACGACGGCGACGCGTCAGACGGAATCGCCGGGTCGGACGCGGACGCCGACGAGCGCCTGATGGCGGACGACGTGGTGGCGGCGGAAGACGCCGCGCGCGCCGAGGTCGTCGGCGACGGTTCGGACGACGACGGTTCGGACGACGACGAGGGTGCGGACGCGGCCGGCGATTCGGAGGGTGACGCGGATGCGGAATCCTCCGTAGACGATACCGGTGTCGATGCGGACGACGCGGACGAGAGTGCGGACGACGAGAGTGCGGACGACGAGGGTGCGGACGATGAGGGTGCGGGCGACGTGGACGAAAACACCGAGAGCCTCGGCGACGGCGGCACGCCGGCGGCGAACGCGGACGCCGCGACCGCTCCGACGACCGTCGAGGACGACGAGCCGTTCGAGGGTATCGAGGGGCCGGAGACGGACGAGGAGATGCCGCTGGCGGCCCACATCGAGGAGATGATGCGCCGGCTCGCGGTCGTCTTCCTCGTCGGCGGGCTGGCGACGCTCGTCGTCGTCACCGAGTCGACGGAGCTCATCAACTACTTCTGGAGCTATCACATCCCGGCTCCGCTGGAGAACCGGCCGCGGCTGTACGGGCCGCTGGAACTTCCGCTCACCCGGCTGAAGGTGGCCGGCCTCGCGGGCGTCGTCCTCGGGCTCCCGGCGTTCGTCTACGAGACGTACCGGTTCATGCGCCCTGGACTCTACCAGACGGAGCGGCGCTACTACCTCGCGGCGGTGCCGACCAGTCTGGTTCTCGGCGGGATCGGGATCGCGTTCGCGCACTTCCTCGTGTTGCCCGCGATGTTCTCGTATTTCACCACCTACTCCGCCGACGCGGCGACCATCGCCTTCGGGCTCGCGGAGACGTTCAACCTGATCGTCGTGATGCTCGCGCTGATGGCGTTCGTCTTCCAGATCCCGCTTTTCATCATGCTCGCCATCATGATGAATCTCGTCACCCGGGAGTGGTTGGAGGCGAAGCGGCTGATCTTCTGGGGGTCGTTCCTCGGGATCGCCTTCCTGTTCAACCCCGACCTCACCGGGATGGCCCCGATCATCGTGACGCTCACGATGATCGCCCTCTTCGAGGGGACGCTCGCGATACTGCGCTGGACCGGGAATTAG